One Paramisgurnus dabryanus chromosome 9, PD_genome_1.1, whole genome shotgun sequence DNA segment encodes these proteins:
- the LOC141282535 gene encoding uncharacterized protein — MPSICCAVGCDNSKSKKTGHTFYNIPKNNERRHKWLAAIKRDQWTPTEHSRLCNEHFISGQKSENPLNPDYVPSLFAYLTPEQRKRKIDSYSKFEQMQAVKRKRRMHDVGPVAPCDNSSHMQIDDCEDTSAQEGRGQPADHNYCNSAVYAESSVPCSNETCQETVRRLTEECTALRSEIFQLREKISMLSFSQETFKDNDEMVQDLTGLPSYAKLMVVFTFVSAFLKEGPGLNPFQCFLMTLMRMRLNLPLHFFSNIFHVSKPTAGRIFNSTLNVLHDRLFRFILWPSKEQIQISLPMCFKNSSYRNCTSIIDCFEIFIERPKNLRARAQTYSQYKHHNTAKYLISITPQGVISFVSRGWGGRASDRHITENCGYLENLLPGDLVLADRGFTVGDAVGLYSAHLKIPAFTRGKKQLHPSELSIQGG; from the exons ATGCCGTCTATCTGCTGTGCAGTGGGCTGTGATAACAGCAAGTCAAAAAAAACGGGACATACGTTTTATAATATTCCTAAAAACAACGAAAGGAGACATAAATGGTTAGCTGCCATTAAAAGGGACCAGTGGACACCAACAGAACACTCCAGACTGTGCAATGAACACTTTATTTCAG GTCAGAAGAGCGAGAATCCATTAAACCCCGATTATGTGCCAAGTTTGTTTGCTTATCTCACACCTGAGCAACGGAAAAGAAAAATAGATAGTTACAGCAAATTTGAGCAAATGCAAGCTGTCAAAAGAAAGAGAAGGATGCATGATGTTGGACCGGTGGCACCCTGTGACAACAGCAGCCATATGCAGATTGATGATTGTGAAGACACATCAGCTCAGGAGGGTAGAGGTCAGCCAGCTGATCACAACTACTGTAATTCTGCAGTCTATGCTGAGAGCAGTGTACCATGCTCCAATGAAACCTGCCAAGAAACTGTGAGGAGACTGACAGAAGAGTGTACTGCACTGAGGTCAGAGATTTTTCAGCTCAGAGAAAAGATTAGCATGTTATCCTTCAGCCAGGAAACCTTCAAAGACAATGATGAAATGGTGCAGGACTTAACTGGCCTTCCATCCTATGCCAAGCTAATGGTTGTCTTCACGTTTGTGTCAGCATTCCTTAAGGAGGGACCTGGATTGAATCCCTTTCAATGCTTTTTAATGACTCTAATGAGAATGAGACTGAATTTACCCCTGCACTTCttttcaaatatatttcatGTGTCAAAGCCTACTGCAGGCCGAATTTTTAACAGTACGTTAAATGTCTTGCATGATAGGTTGTTTAGATTCATACTGTGGCCCAGTAAGGAACAGATTCAAATTAGTTTACCCATGTGTTTCAAAAATAGTAGTTACAGAAATTGTACATCCATAATAGACtgctttgaaatttttattGAGAGACCTAAAAACTTGAGAGCCCGAGCACAAACATACTCACAATATAAGCACCACAATACTGCAAAGTACTTGATATCAATAACTCCACAGGGAGTCATATCGTTTGTGTCTCGTGGCTGGGGAGGGCGAGCAAGTGACAGGCACATTACAGAGAACTGTGGCTACCTGGAAAATCTGTTACCTGGTGATTTGGTTTTAGCAGATCGAGGGTTCACAGTAGGAGATGCTGTGGGATTGTACAGTGCTCATCTCAAAATACCTGCCTTTACGAGAGGGAAAAAGCAACTGCATCCAAGTGAATTGAGTATTCAAGGGGGCTAG
- the LOC141282536 gene encoding uncharacterized protein: MLYMLNLNTFGYIAKFIIINLCFKLKVKHSQNLSVTPTHPWITVQEDGTVLMAHCTCKAGLGEVCSHAAALLYSVLAAADIKNGQACTEKPCAWAQTSMNSVRGVPYEEICNISFSHKQEPCSSREDQGPGCPDIRPSDKDCQAFFEALHNSELQESKPKKSAILSVIEGHSHRYIPKVMQLDLPAPLSTLYSSTWLEMDFPLLLIESTKVFDDLHLTKQQMGSTK; this comes from the exons ATGTTATATATGTTGAACTTAAACACCTTTGGCTATATTGCTAAATTTATAATTATCAATTTGTGTTTCAAACTTAAGGTTAAGCATTCACAAAACCTTTCTGTGACCCCAACACATCCCTGGATCACAGTCCAAGAGGACGGTACAGTACTTATGGCTCATTGCACCTGTAAAGCAGGCCTAGGAGAGGTCTGCTCTCATGCAGCAGCTCTTCTGTACTCTGTGTTGGCTGCTGCTGATATTAAAAACGGGCAGGCTTGCACTGAGAAGCCATGTGCTTGGGCTCAGACAAGTATGAACTCTGTCAGAGGGGTACCATATGAAGAGATCTGCAACATCAGTTTCTCTCATAAACAAGAGCCATGTTCAAGCCGTGAAGATCAAGGTCCTGGTTGTCCTGATATCAGACCATCAGATAAAGACTGCCAAGCATTCTTTGAGGCGCTTCATAATAGTGAATTGCAGGAGTCCAAACCAAAGAAGAGTGCCATCCTCTCTGTCATTGAGGGCCACTCCCACAG GTACATCCCAAAGGTGATGCAACTGGACTTGCCAGCTCCTCTTTCCACATTGTACTCAAGCACCTGGCTGGAGATGGACTTTCCCTTGCTACTGATTGAGAGTACCAAGGTCTTTGATGATCTACATCTAACAAAGCAACAA ATGGGGTCAACAAAATGA